In Risungbinella massiliensis, a single window of DNA contains:
- the glpK gene encoding glycerol kinase GlpK, producing the protein MEQYILSLDQGTTSSRAILFNQKGEIVHTAQKEFTQIFPKPGWVEHNANEIWGSILAVVSQLLAETNVSAEQIAAIGITNQRETAVVWDKETGQPVYNAIVWQSRQTADICNELKEQGHDALFREKTGLLIDAYFSGTKVKWILDHVEGAREKAEQGKLLFGTIDTWLIWKLSGGNSHVTDYSNASRTLMYNIHELKWDEELLDILTVPKSMLPEVRPSSEVYGHTVEYHFFGHKVPIAGVAGDQQAALFGQACFEKGMAKNTYGTGCFMLMNTGEKAVKSEHGLLTTIAWGIDGKVEYALEGSIFVAGSAIQWLRDGLRMLKDAKDSEDYAVKVESSDGVYVVPAFVGLGTPYWDSDVRGAIFGITRGTSKEHFIRATLESLAYQTKDVLTAMEADSGISLKALRVDGGAVKNNFLMQFQSDLLGVNVERPVVNETTALGAAYLAGLAVGYWNNQDVIATQWNMDQSFAPKMEEEEQEKLYNGWKRAVQATMAFK; encoded by the coding sequence GCATAATGCAAATGAAATATGGGGATCTATTTTAGCTGTAGTTTCGCAACTTCTAGCTGAAACCAATGTCTCTGCAGAGCAAATTGCTGCAATTGGAATTACAAACCAACGTGAGACTGCTGTTGTGTGGGATAAAGAAACAGGACAACCTGTATATAATGCGATTGTGTGGCAGTCTAGACAAACCGCTGATATTTGTAATGAATTGAAAGAACAAGGTCATGATGCACTATTCCGAGAGAAAACCGGTCTTTTGATCGATGCATATTTCTCAGGAACCAAAGTGAAATGGATTTTGGATCATGTAGAAGGTGCTCGTGAAAAGGCGGAACAAGGAAAACTACTATTTGGAACGATTGATACATGGTTAATTTGGAAGCTTTCTGGCGGTAATTCACATGTAACGGATTATAGTAATGCTTCTCGTACCTTAATGTATAACATTCATGAGCTAAAATGGGATGAGGAATTGTTAGACATCTTAACCGTGCCAAAATCGATGTTGCCAGAAGTACGTCCTTCTTCAGAAGTGTATGGACACACCGTGGAATACCATTTCTTTGGGCACAAAGTACCAATTGCAGGGGTTGCTGGAGATCAGCAAGCTGCATTGTTTGGTCAAGCCTGTTTTGAAAAAGGGATGGCGAAAAATACTTATGGTACAGGTTGTTTTATGTTGATGAACACAGGCGAGAAAGCGGTCAAATCGGAACATGGACTTTTGACTACGATTGCTTGGGGAATTGACGGAAAGGTTGAATATGCCTTAGAAGGAAGTATTTTCGTTGCTGGTTCCGCAATTCAATGGCTTCGTGACGGATTACGCATGTTGAAGGATGCCAAAGATAGTGAAGATTATGCAGTGAAAGTAGAATCTTCCGATGGAGTATATGTAGTGCCTGCTTTTGTAGGACTAGGAACTCCATACTGGGATAGTGATGTTCGCGGTGCGATCTTTGGAATCACTCGTGGTACATCCAAAGAACACTTCATTCGCGCTACTTTGGAATCCCTTGCTTATCAAACAAAAGATGTGCTTACTGCAATGGAAGCGGATTCAGGGATCTCCTTGAAAGCGCTTCGGGTTGATGGTGGTGCAGTGAAAAATAACTTCCTTATGCAGTTCCAAAGTGATTTGTTAGGTGTAAATGTAGAACGTCCTGTTGTCAATGAGACTACTGCTTTAGGAGCTGCATACTTGGCAGGTTTAGCTGTTGGTTATTGGAATAATCAAGACGTGATAGCAACTCAGTGGAATATGGACCAAAGTTTTGCACCGAAAATGGAAGAAGAAGAGCAAGAGAAACTATATAACGGATGGAAAAGAGCAGTACAAGCAACCATGGCATTTAAATAA